Proteins from a single region of Rhodovibrio salinarum DSM 9154:
- a CDS encoding ABC transporter permease translates to MTGAAGRIWGLVRKEAWQILRDPSSVAIAFVLPVVLLFLFGYGVSLDARRVPLAVVMEEQTPAANDFLASLTNSSYFVPTVVHQRPAANRALLAGRVDGIVVLRQDFAERLHGPASAAIQVIVDGVNPNRGRILQGYLQGAWENWLRQRRLEDPAEPKSTLRLQSRVWYNPGVDSRDFIVPGLVAIIMTLIGALLTALVMAREWERGTMEALFATPVRPGEVVLGKLLPYFVLGMGGMALSVAMAVWLFEVPLRGSLGLLILTSAVFMANALGMGLFISTLTRSQFVAAQAAIMATMLPAIMLSGFIFDISAMPGWVQAITYLVSARYFVSILQTLFLVGNVWPLIWPNLAALAGFAVLLIGIAVLRTRKSLE, encoded by the coding sequence GCGCGATCCCTCGTCGGTTGCGATCGCGTTCGTGCTGCCAGTGGTCTTGCTGTTCCTGTTCGGCTACGGCGTCTCGCTGGATGCCCGCCGTGTGCCCCTTGCCGTTGTGATGGAAGAGCAAACGCCAGCGGCGAATGACTTTCTGGCCTCGCTGACGAACTCGTCCTATTTCGTGCCCACGGTCGTGCACCAACGCCCGGCGGCGAACCGCGCACTGCTCGCCGGGCGGGTCGATGGCATCGTCGTCCTGCGTCAGGACTTCGCCGAACGCCTGCATGGGCCGGCTTCGGCGGCGATCCAGGTGATCGTCGATGGGGTCAATCCGAACCGTGGGCGCATTCTCCAGGGCTATCTGCAAGGCGCTTGGGAGAACTGGCTGCGCCAGCGCCGGCTGGAAGACCCCGCGGAGCCGAAAAGCACGCTCCGGCTGCAAAGCCGCGTCTGGTACAATCCGGGCGTCGATAGCCGCGACTTCATCGTGCCCGGATTGGTCGCGATCATCATGACGTTGATCGGTGCGCTGCTGACCGCGCTGGTGATGGCGCGGGAGTGGGAGCGCGGGACGATGGAAGCGCTGTTTGCCACGCCCGTGCGGCCCGGCGAGGTCGTGCTGGGCAAGCTGCTGCCCTATTTCGTGCTTGGTATGGGCGGCATGGCGCTCTCGGTCGCCATGGCGGTCTGGCTGTTCGAGGTGCCGTTGCGTGGGTCGTTGGGTCTATTGATCCTGACGTCCGCCGTCTTCATGGCGAACGCGCTTGGCATGGGGCTGTTCATCTCGACCCTGACACGCAGTCAGTTCGTCGCCGCCCAGGCCGCGATCATGGCGACCATGCTGCCGGCGATCATGCTTTCGGGCTTCATCTTCGACATCTCCGCGATGCCGGGTTGGGTGCAGGCGATCACCTACCTGGTCTCCGCGCGCTATTTCGTGTCGATCCTGCAGACCCTGTTCCTGGTCGGGAACGTTTGGCCGCTGATCTGGCCGAACCTGGCTGCGCTTGCCGGCTTTGCGGTGCTTCTGATCGGAATTGCCGTGCTGCGCACCCGCAAGAGTCTGGAGTAG